The following proteins come from a genomic window of Candidatus Bathyarchaeota archaeon:
- a CDS encoding D-tyrosyl-tRNA(Tyr) deacylase: protein MVVLITASKKDLAALNIAEKLIHNYGFKKENENLYKGEHEFLALIEEDSLYSENLDKLFNPEAIVFASRHSAETGKPTLTVHVPGNWGSTAMYGGKPEELAVADPKRMKAALLTLKIKKEELNLSEFDVSLEATHHGPTGMNCPVLFVEIGSSMKEWVNPKAGLAVAEAIIAACRKTVNGENCVGFGGGHYARKHTKIVLESNLAVGHILPKFFFEEFNLRIVRKTFERTIKPCQKALIDWKGMRGLERTKLIDFLSTINVEIIKV, encoded by the coding sequence ATGGTTGTTTTAATTACAGCTTCAAAAAAAGATTTAGCCGCTTTAAATATAGCTGAAAAATTAATTCATAATTACGGATTTAAAAAAGAAAATGAAAACTTATATAAAGGGGAGCATGAATTTTTAGCTCTTATTGAAGAAGATAGTCTTTATTCTGAGAATTTAGATAAATTGTTTAATCCTGAGGCAATTGTTTTTGCTTCTAGACATAGCGCTGAAACTGGAAAACCAACATTAACTGTTCATGTTCCAGGAAATTGGGGTTCAACCGCTATGTATGGTGGAAAACCAGAGGAACTTGCTGTAGCTGACCCAAAAAGAATGAAAGCAGCATTATTAACTTTAAAAATAAAGAAGGAAGAGTTAAATTTATCTGAATTTGATGTTTCTCTAGAGGCTACTCATCATGGACCAACAGGTATGAACTGTCCAGTTTTATTTGTTGAAATTGGCAGTTCAATGAAAGAATGGGTTAACCCTAAAGCCGGTTTAGCAGTTGCTGAAGCTATTATCGCTGCTTGTAGAAAAACCGTTAATGGAGAAAATTGTGTAGGTTTTGGAGGTGGCCATTATGCTAGAAAACATACTAAAATCGTTTTAGAATCAAATTTAGCGGTTGGGCATATTCTTCCAAAATTTTTCTTTGAAGAATTCAATTTACGAATAGTTAGAAAAACTTTTGAAAGAACTATAAAACCTTGCCAAAAAGCTTTAATAGATTGGAAAGGTATGCGAGGTTTAGAACGAACTAAATTGATTGATTTTTTATCAACTATTAATGTAGAAATAATAAAAGTTTAA
- a CDS encoding 50S ribosomal protein L1 — MSVNKESLIEAVKALRNSPKRNFLQSIELLISLKDIDFKKPESKINELIELPHPLTKPVKICVFGTGELALKAKKAGVDLVLGKEEIENLGKDKKLARKIAEEYDHFLAEAPLMPLIGKTIGSFLGPRGKMPVPVPPNASIEDLINRYRKLVRVRTRDQPAIRCKIATEDMKDEEIAENAATVISIIEGKLEKKMKNIKSIMLKLTMGSPVKVSLKEGED, encoded by the coding sequence TTGTCTGTAAATAAAGAAAGCTTAATTGAAGCTGTAAAAGCTTTAAGGAATTCACCTAAAAGAAATTTTCTTCAATCAATTGAACTTCTTATATCCCTTAAAGATATTGATTTTAAAAAACCAGAATCTAAAATAAATGAATTGATTGAGTTACCTCATCCATTAACCAAACCAGTTAAAATATGTGTTTTTGGAACAGGTGAGTTAGCTTTAAAAGCTAAAAAAGCTGGAGTAGATTTAGTTTTAGGTAAAGAAGAAATAGAAAACTTAGGGAAAGACAAAAAATTAGCTAGAAAAATAGCTGAAGAATACGATCATTTCCTAGCTGAGGCGCCTTTAATGCCTTTAATAGGGAAAACTATCGGTTCTTTTTTAGGTCCTAGAGGTAAAATGCCTGTACCTGTACCGCCAAACGCTTCTATAGAAGATTTAATAAATCGATATAGAAAGCTAGTTAGGGTTAGAACTAGAGATCAACCTGCAATTAGATGTAAAATTGCGACAGAAGATATGAAAGATGAAGAAATAGCTGAAAATGCTGCAACGGTAATATCAATTATTGAAGGGAAACTAGAGAAAAAAATGAAGAATATTAAATCAATAATGCTTAAACTAACAATGGGTTCACCTGTTAAAGTTTCATTGAAAGAAGGTGAAGATTAA
- the rpl12p gene encoding 50S ribosomal protein P1, producing MKYVYAALLLHAAKKPITEENMKKVLSAAEIEIDEARVKSLVASLAEINIDEAIKSSTSLIAQPAASASQPTEKAEKKEEKPKKEEKKEEEALAGLGALFG from the coding sequence GTGAAATATGTTTATGCAGCTCTCCTTTTACATGCAGCTAAAAAACCTATAACTGAAGAAAACATGAAAAAAGTTTTAAGCGCCGCTGAAATAGAAATTGATGAAGCTAGAGTAAAATCTTTAGTTGCTTCACTAGCTGAAATAAATATTGATGAGGCTATTAAATCTTCAACAAGTTTAATCGCTCAACCTGCTGCTTCAGCTTCACAACCAACTGAAAAAGCTGAAAAGAAAGAGGAGAAACCTAAAAAAGAGGAGAAAAAAGAAGAGGAAGCTTTAGCTGGTTTAGGTGCTTTATTCGGTTAG
- a CDS encoding transcription elongation factor Spt5, translating into MKEILLDKKMKIYAVKTTTGQEEIVANFIASKALTKNIPIGSILVPEAMKGYIFIEASAPHIIDDVVSGVKHAKGRVKGEIPLTELDKFLILKPAIEELNVNDIVEVISGPFKGLKAKVTNVDKSKGEVTIELLEEGFTILPITVHADYVKLLERGGEVAGEKSD; encoded by the coding sequence ATGAAGGAGATTCTTTTGGATAAAAAAATGAAAATTTATGCTGTTAAAACTACTACTGGACAAGAAGAGATTGTAGCGAACTTTATAGCTTCTAAAGCTTTGACTAAAAATATTCCTATAGGTAGCATTTTAGTACCTGAAGCTATGAAAGGATATATTTTTATTGAAGCTTCAGCTCCACATATCATTGATGATGTAGTTTCAGGTGTTAAACATGCTAAAGGGAGAGTTAAAGGGGAAATTCCATTAACTGAATTAGATAAATTTTTAATTTTAAAACCTGCTATAGAAGAACTTAATGTTAACGATATAGTTGAAGTTATAAGTGGTCCATTTAAGGGTTTAAAAGCTAAAGTAACTAACGTAGATAAAAGTAAAGGAGAAGTAACTATAGAGCTTCTTGAAGAAGGTTTTACAATTCTACCAATTACTGTTCATGCTGATTACGTTAAACTTTTAGAAAGAGGTGGAGAAGTTGCCGGAGAAAAAAGTGATTGA
- a CDS encoding preprotein translocase subunit SecE — translation MNIRELLSSMNKLLKVTTKPTQKEVFLLIRVSLLGAALLGGIGFIIKVLFWIVGLASR, via the coding sequence GTGAATATTAGGGAACTTTTATCATCCATGAATAAGCTTCTTAAAGTTACAACTAAACCCACTCAAAAAGAAGTTTTTTTACTTATTAGAGTTTCTTTACTTGGAGCTGCTTTACTTGGTGGGATAGGATTTATAATAAAAGTTTTATTTTGGATTGTAGGTTTAGCTTCACGATAA
- the alaS gene encoding alanine--tRNA ligase, which yields MSINIKEDEFSIPFFKENDFVRRKCKICGSYFWTQNSEAENCGDAPCQNYTFINNPPTKKHFSLKEMRQLFLSFFEKNGHEIIKPYPIVARWREDVYFVGASIFNFQPYVTEGIIPPPANPLVVSQPCLRFNDLDNVGPTAGRHLVIFEMGGAHAFNYPDKKVYWKNETIKFHHEFLTKELGVDSSVVTYKEHFWSGGGNAGPDVEACVNGLEISTLVFMIYKISNGQLIESPIKTVDTGYGIERWTWLSQGSVSGFHAIYNSLLNKIFEYANLKPDEKLLAESSKLSGAMNIESLKDKIEARKKVAEKTGLDWVELDKILTPIETAYAIADHTKALAFIISEGVIPSNVEEGYLARLLVRRTCRMLKLLEIEDKFLDIIEMQILFWGDEFPNLKLMRNEILEILEIEKEKYEKTIEKGIETVKKLSATFKAKKIVEFPVENLIELYDSHGLIPEIVKEIAEKEGLKVNIPGNFFSIVASKHSQVLKPVEDPLIKELTFKFSGLPATKLLYYEDAYIKEFKAKVLAVENERYIVLDQTCFYPEGGGQPGDTGFLLYNGNKINIVNVIKAGNVIVHIAENAFLKPGVIVKGEIDWERRKSLMRHHTGTHILLGAARKVLGMHVWQAGAQKGVENSRLDISHHKKITEEEIFEIEKVASKIIIENIPVEIEWLPRNKAEKTYGFRLYQGGAVPGKEIRVVKIGDFDVEACGGTHCKRTGEVGLLKILRVDRLQDGVERIIFATGPQALKYIQERETKLSKIAKILDSSLENIDVAVESLTKKFEETRKTLEKLIEETAKVEAKNLLNKAFEIQGVKVIILKKTLEDENQILALINEISKIEPNSVSIVVLIKEFVKIFVSIGKKALNKGLNAAELASNLAKIVGGGGGGKPYFAQGGGTKINKVDEVLTAAKNLLEEKLKVV from the coding sequence ATGAGTATTAACATTAAGGAAGATGAATTTTCCATTCCATTCTTTAAGGAAAACGATTTTGTTAGAAGAAAATGTAAAATTTGTGGAAGCTATTTTTGGACTCAAAATTCGGAAGCTGAAAATTGCGGAGATGCACCATGCCAAAACTACACTTTTATTAATAATCCTCCAACTAAAAAACATTTTTCTTTAAAAGAAATGCGTCAACTCTTTCTTTCTTTTTTTGAAAAAAACGGGCATGAAATCATTAAACCATACCCTATCGTAGCTAGATGGAGAGAGGATGTTTATTTTGTTGGGGCTTCAATTTTTAATTTTCAACCATATGTAACAGAGGGGATTATTCCTCCGCCAGCTAATCCATTAGTTGTAAGTCAACCATGTTTAAGATTCAACGATTTAGATAATGTTGGACCAACAGCTGGGCGACATTTAGTAATTTTTGAAATGGGAGGCGCTCATGCCTTTAATTACCCAGATAAAAAAGTTTACTGGAAAAACGAAACAATAAAATTTCATCATGAATTTTTAACTAAAGAGTTAGGAGTGGATTCAAGTGTTGTAACTTATAAAGAGCATTTTTGGAGTGGGGGAGGAAACGCAGGTCCAGATGTTGAGGCATGCGTTAATGGATTGGAAATTTCAACTTTAGTTTTTATGATTTATAAAATTAGTAATGGACAATTGATTGAATCACCAATTAAAACTGTTGATACAGGATATGGAATTGAAAGATGGACTTGGCTTTCTCAAGGTTCAGTAAGTGGTTTTCATGCAATTTACAATTCATTACTAAACAAGATCTTTGAATATGCAAACTTAAAGCCTGATGAAAAACTTTTAGCTGAAAGCTCAAAACTTTCTGGAGCAATGAACATTGAAAGTTTAAAAGATAAAATTGAAGCTAGAAAAAAAGTTGCTGAAAAAACAGGTCTTGACTGGGTTGAGCTTGATAAAATTTTAACTCCAATAGAAACAGCTTATGCTATAGCTGATCACACTAAAGCTTTAGCATTTATAATTTCAGAGGGAGTTATTCCATCAAATGTTGAAGAAGGGTACTTAGCTAGGTTACTTGTTAGAAGAACATGTAGAATGCTTAAGCTTTTAGAAATTGAAGATAAATTTCTTGATATTATAGAGATGCAAATTTTATTTTGGGGTGATGAATTTCCAAATCTTAAATTAATGAGAAATGAAATTTTAGAAATTCTTGAAATTGAAAAAGAAAAATACGAGAAAACAATTGAGAAAGGTATTGAAACTGTTAAAAAGCTTTCTGCAACCTTTAAAGCTAAGAAAATTGTTGAATTTCCTGTAGAAAATTTAATAGAACTTTATGACTCTCATGGGTTAATCCCAGAAATAGTAAAGGAAATAGCGGAAAAAGAAGGATTAAAAGTAAATATTCCAGGAAACTTTTTTAGCATAGTTGCAAGTAAACATTCTCAAGTTTTAAAGCCTGTTGAAGATCCTTTAATTAAGGAATTAACTTTTAAATTTTCAGGTTTACCTGCAACAAAACTATTATATTATGAAGATGCTTATATTAAAGAGTTTAAAGCTAAAGTTTTAGCTGTAGAAAATGAACGATATATCGTTTTAGATCAAACATGCTTCTATCCTGAAGGTGGAGGTCAACCAGGTGATACAGGATTTTTACTTTATAATGGAAACAAAATTAATATTGTTAATGTTATTAAGGCAGGTAATGTTATAGTTCATATAGCGGAAAACGCTTTTTTAAAACCTGGAGTTATTGTGAAAGGAGAAATTGATTGGGAAAGAAGAAAGAGCTTAATGCGTCATCATACTGGGACTCACATTCTTTTAGGAGCAGCTCGTAAAGTTTTAGGAATGCACGTATGGCAAGCTGGGGCTCAAAAAGGTGTTGAAAACAGTCGTTTGGATATTTCTCATCATAAAAAAATAACTGAAGAAGAAATATTTGAAATAGAAAAAGTCGCTTCAAAAATAATTATAGAAAATATACCTGTTGAAATTGAATGGTTACCTAGAAATAAAGCTGAAAAAACTTACGGGTTTAGGCTTTATCAAGGGGGAGCTGTTCCAGGAAAAGAAATTAGAGTTGTTAAAATAGGGGATTTTGATGTTGAAGCTTGCGGTGGAACACATTGTAAAAGAACTGGTGAAGTTGGATTACTTAAAATATTAAGAGTTGATAGGCTTCAAGATGGTGTAGAAAGAATAATTTTTGCTACAGGCCCTCAAGCTTTAAAATATATCCAAGAAAGAGAAACAAAGCTATCTAAAATCGCGAAAATTTTAGATTCTTCATTAGAAAATATTGATGTAGCAGTTGAGTCTTTAACTAAAAAATTTGAGGAAACAAGGAAAACTTTAGAGAAATTAATTGAGGAAACAGCGAAAGTTGAGGCTAAGAATTTACTGAATAAAGCTTTTGAAATTCAGGGAGTAAAAGTAATAATTTTAAAGAAAACTTTAGAAGATGAAAATCAAATTTTAGCTTTAATTAACGAAATTTCAAAAATTGAACCTAATTCTGTTTCAATAGTTGTTTTAATCAAAGAGTTTGTTAAAATATTCGTTTCTATTGGAAAAAAAGCTTTAAATAAAGGTTTAAATGCAGCTGAGTTAGCCTCTAATTTAGCTAAGATTGTTGGTGGTGGCGGTGGTGGTAAACCTTATTTTGCTCAGGGAGGAGGAACAAAAATTAATAAAGTTGATGAGGTTTTAACTGCTGCTAAAAATCTTTTAGAAGAAAAACTTAAGGTTGTGTAA
- a CDS encoding winged helix-turn-helix transcriptional regulator, whose product MSLKLLLVKDGETIFEIPLTSTFWSYEKLKREIQDLDFNHFLKLFQALSNVYRLKMMMKLLEYNELMLSFSDFMREFNLNPKVVSENIKKLQECELLEKSKNGKYRCSKIGEIELLLISIVLNRVLKLIKKL is encoded by the coding sequence ATGAGTTTAAAACTTCTCCTTGTGAAAGATGGTGAAACAATTTTTGAAATACCTTTAACATCTACCTTTTGGTCTTATGAAAAACTTAAAAGAGAAATTCAAGATTTAGACTTTAACCATTTTTTAAAGCTTTTTCAAGCTTTATCTAATGTTTACCGTTTAAAAATGATGATGAAACTTCTTGAATATAACGAATTAATGCTTAGTTTTTCAGATTTTATGAGAGAATTTAATTTAAATCCAAAAGTAGTTTCAGAAAATATAAAGAAGCTTCAGGAGTGTGAACTACTAGAGAAATCTAAAAATGGAAAGTATAGATGCTCAAAAATTGGAGAAATCGAGCTTTTATTAATTAGCATTGTTTTAAATCGTGTTCTTAAACTCATTAAAAAGTTATAA
- a CDS encoding 50S ribosomal protein L11 gives MPEKKVIEALVNGGQATAGPPLGPALGPLGVNVMAVVNKINELTKDYAGMKVPIKIYVDIETKEFEVEVGIPTTSALIIKELKAEKGSGKPNTEKIGDLNLEQIIKIAKIKSAKSYAKSLSGVVKEILGTCVSMGVTVNGKNVKDVIKEINEGKYKDLIRD, from the coding sequence TTGCCGGAGAAAAAAGTGATTGAAGCTTTAGTTAATGGAGGACAAGCTACTGCTGGCCCCCCTTTAGGACCAGCTTTAGGTCCTTTAGGTGTTAATGTTATGGCTGTAGTGAATAAAATAAACGAATTAACTAAGGATTATGCGGGTATGAAAGTTCCGATAAAAATCTACGTTGATATAGAAACAAAAGAGTTTGAAGTGGAGGTTGGAATTCCGACTACATCAGCCTTAATAATTAAAGAGCTTAAAGCCGAGAAAGGCTCTGGAAAACCTAATACAGAAAAAATTGGGGATTTAAATTTAGAACAAATTATTAAAATAGCTAAAATTAAATCTGCGAAAAGCTATGCGAAATCTTTGAGTGGTGTTGTGAAAGAGATTTTAGGAACATGCGTAAGCATGGGCGTTACTGTAAATGGGAAAAATGTTAAAGATGTAATTAAAGAAATTAATGAAGGAAAATATAAAGATTTAATTAGAGATTAA
- the leuS gene encoding leucine--tRNA ligase: MLINWREIEEKWRKEWELNNVFNADPNYEKPKFFITVAYPYPNSPQHIGHGRTYTLTDVYARFLRMKGYNVLFPMAFHYTGTPILAMAKRLKENDTELIETFINVYKIPKDKLKDFIDPIKIAEYFHNEIKLGMKEMGYSIDWRREFTTIDPQYSRFIEWQFNNLKEKGLITQGSHPVGWCPKCENPVGQHDTFGDVEPEIGEFTLLKFYLNNFVLPAATLRPETIFGVTNIWVNPEAEYVEAKVENEEWIISKECAEKLFFLNKKVNIKNVFKGKELLGKMVLNPATGKEIPILPASFVNPKNATGIVMSVPAHAPYDYQALEDLKNNSDELKKYNLDSKLIFNITPISIIKVEGFSDIPALDAIKKRGIKNQNDPKLEEATSEVYSKEFHSGIMKENTRQYAGLPVAIAKEKVKSEFIISKKADVMYELLNKPVICRCGTECVVKIFENQWFINYGDPEWKKLAKECLAYMRIFPEEIRQEFEYTIDWLKEKACARKSGLGTKLPWDKNWIIESLSDSVIYMAYYTIAKHIKTYGIDAEKLTKEVFDYIFLSKGDVTKVAESSKLSVELLNDMKKEFEYFYPLDSRHSGRDLIPNHLTFFIFNHAAIFPRKYWPKQIVVNGSVLMEGKKMSKSLGNIIPLREAIVNYGADALRISILATAGLLQDVDFSVELAKSIKFKLEKFYQWALEVLKLQNKAYNENLTNLTLEDKWLLTKLHKSILYVTNAMENLRFRDALQIILYELDQYIQWYLKRLACNPTSFNEAVTAKILNEVLEARVKMLAPFAPYICEEIWHKLGNRSFISTVEWPKLDESKIDEASEEAVNFINNVLDDIKNILKVTKIKPKLIVCYTCSEWKKEAYKKVLELALTGKIEVKDLINLFVKNKHKEKDRITYISKIIKDISVMPFELKNRRLKAINLNEIELLKGSIPFYEAELKAKVEVYNEDDLKKYDPKNKAQLAQPFRPSIYIE; the protein is encoded by the coding sequence ATGTTAATAAATTGGAGAGAAATAGAAGAAAAATGGAGGAAAGAATGGGAGCTTAATAACGTTTTTAATGCTGACCCAAATTATGAAAAACCTAAATTCTTTATTACAGTTGCTTATCCATATCCTAACTCTCCTCAACATATAGGTCATGGGAGAACGTATACTTTAACAGATGTTTATGCAAGATTTTTAAGGATGAAGGGTTATAATGTTCTTTTTCCAATGGCTTTTCACTATACAGGTACACCAATATTAGCTATGGCTAAAAGATTAAAAGAAAACGATACAGAATTAATTGAAACATTTATTAATGTTTATAAAATCCCTAAGGATAAACTAAAGGATTTTATAGACCCAATAAAAATAGCTGAATACTTTCATAATGAAATAAAACTTGGAATGAAAGAAATGGGATACTCTATAGATTGGCGTAGAGAATTTACAACTATAGATCCTCAATACAGTCGATTTATAGAGTGGCAATTTAATAATCTTAAGGAGAAAGGTTTAATTACGCAGGGAAGTCATCCCGTAGGGTGGTGTCCTAAATGTGAGAATCCTGTTGGGCAACATGATACTTTTGGTGATGTTGAACCTGAAATAGGAGAATTTACACTTTTAAAATTTTATTTAAACAATTTCGTTCTTCCAGCAGCTACTTTAAGACCGGAAACAATTTTTGGTGTCACAAATATATGGGTTAATCCTGAAGCAGAATATGTTGAAGCTAAAGTTGAAAATGAAGAGTGGATTATAAGTAAAGAATGCGCTGAGAAACTATTCTTCTTGAATAAGAAAGTTAATATAAAAAATGTTTTTAAAGGAAAAGAACTTTTAGGGAAAATGGTTTTAAACCCAGCTACTGGAAAAGAAATACCTATTCTTCCAGCATCTTTTGTTAATCCTAAAAATGCTACAGGTATAGTTATGTCTGTTCCTGCTCATGCACCATATGATTATCAAGCTCTAGAGGATTTAAAAAATAATTCAGATGAATTAAAGAAATATAATTTAGATTCAAAACTTATCTTTAATATAACTCCAATTTCAATAATTAAAGTTGAGGGATTTTCTGATATACCCGCTTTAGATGCTATAAAAAAAAGGGGAATAAAAAATCAAAATGATCCGAAACTTGAAGAAGCCACTAGCGAAGTTTACAGTAAGGAATTTCATTCAGGTATTATGAAAGAAAACACTAGGCAATATGCTGGTTTACCAGTAGCTATAGCTAAAGAAAAAGTTAAATCAGAGTTTATCATATCTAAAAAAGCTGATGTAATGTATGAGCTTCTTAATAAACCGGTAATATGCAGATGCGGAACAGAATGTGTTGTAAAAATATTTGAAAATCAATGGTTTATAAATTATGGGGATCCTGAATGGAAAAAATTAGCTAAAGAATGTTTAGCATACATGAGAATCTTTCCAGAAGAAATTCGACAAGAATTTGAATATACAATAGATTGGTTAAAAGAGAAAGCCTGCGCTAGAAAATCAGGTTTAGGAACTAAACTACCTTGGGATAAAAATTGGATAATTGAAAGCTTATCCGATTCAGTCATTTATATGGCGTACTATACAATTGCTAAACATATAAAAACTTATGGTATAGATGCTGAAAAATTAACAAAAGAGGTTTTTGATTACATATTTTTAAGTAAAGGAGATGTAACTAAAGTTGCTGAATCATCAAAATTAAGCGTTGAACTTTTAAATGATATGAAAAAAGAGTTTGAGTATTTTTATCCTTTAGATAGTCGTCATTCAGGAAGAGATTTAATTCCAAATCATTTAACATTTTTCATTTTTAATCATGCAGCTATATTCCCAAGAAAATACTGGCCTAAGCAAATAGTTGTTAATGGAAGCGTTTTAATGGAAGGTAAAAAAATGTCAAAATCTTTAGGAAATATTATTCCCCTTAGAGAAGCTATAGTTAACTATGGAGCAGATGCCTTAAGAATATCTATTTTAGCTACAGCAGGTCTCCTTCAAGATGTAGATTTTAGCGTTGAATTAGCTAAATCAATAAAGTTTAAACTTGAAAAATTTTATCAATGGGCTCTTGAAGTTTTAAAACTTCAAAACAAAGCTTATAATGAAAATTTAACTAATTTAACTCTAGAAGATAAATGGCTTTTAACAAAACTTCATAAATCTATTTTATACGTTACAAATGCGATGGAAAATTTACGATTTAGGGATGCTCTTCAAATAATTCTTTATGAATTAGATCAGTATATTCAATGGTATCTTAAACGTTTAGCTTGTAATCCAACTAGTTTTAATGAAGCTGTTACAGCTAAAATATTAAATGAAGTTCTCGAAGCTCGAGTTAAAATGTTAGCTCCTTTCGCTCCATATATATGTGAAGAAATTTGGCATAAACTTGGAAATAGAAGCTTTATTTCAACAGTTGAATGGCCTAAACTTGATGAATCAAAAATTGATGAAGCTTCTGAAGAAGCTGTTAACTTTATAAATAACGTTTTAGATGATATAAAGAATATCTTAAAAGTTACAAAAATTAAACCTAAATTAATAGTATGTTATACATGTTCTGAGTGGAAAAAAGAAGCTTATAAAAAAGTTTTAGAATTAGCTTTGACTGGAAAAATAGAAGTGAAAGATTTAATTAATCTCTTTGTTAAAAATAAACATAAAGAAAAAGATAGAATAACTTATATATCTAAGATAATAAAAGACATTTCTGTAATGCCATTTGAATTAAAAAATAGAAGATTAAAAGCTATAAATCTTAATGAAATTGAATTACTAAAAGGAAGCATACCATTTTACGAAGCTGAACTTAAAGCTAAAGTTGAAGTTTATAATGAGGATGACTTAAAAAAATATGACCCAAAAAATAAAGCTCAGTTAGCTCAACCGTTTAGACCATCAATATACATAGAATGA
- a CDS encoding 50S ribosomal protein L10, giving the protein MQVEVQKRFPRKKVEMMNKLISYLNEYRVVAKADLTGVRASQIQELRKKLRDKVTFIVAKNTIFKKAAEKINRKNLVEFANMLKGPSIFLFTNISPFSLTILLNKNKVKVAAKGGDIATSDIFIPAGNTGLPPGPIISEFNKFKIPTKIESGSIWISSDVIVARKGEVIPAELASLLSRLGIKPIEAGLSLSLAYEDENIFTAEDLTIDLEKVKEDLRVSIQQALSLAVNAAYLIPETAPQILAKAHLNALALAIEVEYPEKETLLNTLKTAYIRALTLAEKANFKFEETKS; this is encoded by the coding sequence ATGCAGGTTGAAGTTCAAAAGCGCTTTCCAAGAAAAAAAGTTGAAATGATGAATAAGTTAATCAGTTACCTTAATGAATATCGTGTCGTTGCTAAAGCTGATTTAACTGGAGTTAGAGCATCTCAAATTCAAGAGCTCAGAAAAAAACTTAGAGATAAAGTAACATTTATTGTAGCTAAAAATACTATTTTTAAAAAAGCTGCTGAAAAAATAAATAGAAAAAATCTAGTTGAATTTGCTAATATGCTTAAAGGCCCAAGCATATTTTTATTTACTAATATTTCCCCATTTTCTTTAACTATTCTTTTAAATAAAAATAAAGTGAAAGTTGCTGCTAAAGGAGGAGATATAGCTACTAGCGATATTTTTATCCCAGCTGGAAACACCGGTTTACCGCCTGGACCAATAATAAGCGAATTTAATAAATTTAAAATTCCAACTAAAATTGAATCTGGAAGTATATGGATTTCATCAGACGTTATTGTTGCTAGAAAAGGTGAAGTAATACCAGCTGAATTAGCATCTTTACTTTCTAGACTTGGAATTAAACCTATAGAAGCTGGTTTATCACTTAGTTTAGCTTATGAAGATGAAAACATTTTTACAGCAGAAGATTTAACAATAGATTTAGAAAAAGTGAAAGAAGATTTAAGAGTTAGTATTCAACAAGCTTTAAGTTTAGCTGTAAATGCAGCGTATTTAATTCCTGAAACTGCACCACAAATATTAGCTAAAGCGCACCTTAATGCTTTAGCTTTAGCAATTGAAGTTGAATATCCTGAAAAAGAAACTTTATTAAATACGTTAAAAACAGCTTATATAAGAGCTTTAACTCTAGCTGAAAAAGCTAACTTTAAATTTGAAGAAACGAAAAGTTGA